Part of the Natrinema amylolyticum genome, AGCGACGTCGATCGCGACGGAGTCAACGCCCAGTGGATCGGAACGCCGACCCACGTCGGCACGCACGTCGACGCGCCCCGCCACATGATCGCCGGCGGCGCGACGATCGATGAGCTCCCGCTCGAGCGCTTCGCCGGTCCCGCGACGGTCGTCGACGTTGCCCGCGAGGACTCCGAACCGATCGCCGCGGCCGAACTGGCGGCGGCCGCCGACGACGTTCGCCCCGGCGATATCCTGCTCGTCCGGACCGGCTGGGGCGACCGATACGACTGCGAGGAGTACGAGCGGTATCCGTGGCTCGCCGCCGACGCGGGCGACTGGCTGCTCGAGCAGGGAGTGAAACTGCTCGCCGTCGACACGCCGAGTCCGGACCGGCCCCGTGCGACGCGACCCGACGGCTGGGACGAGTATCCGATCCACCGGACGCTGTTCTCGGCGGACGTGCTCATCGCGGAACACCTCAACATTCCGGCCAAGCTGGCCGGCACTCGGCCGACCGTCTTCGGATTTCCGCTGTCCCTCCGCGGCGGCGACGGCGCGCCCGCCCGGTTCGTCGCGACCCCGACGGCCGCGCCGTGACTCGTCTCGAGCCGCGATCGTCGACACCTCGAGATGCAATCGCAGACACATCGACGACGAGACCTGTCTCTCCGACAGACCGGGAAAACGCTTTTACTGCTCCCTGATGAGTGGGTCGTATGTCCGAAATCGGAAACGGTCACGTTCGGATCGAGCGCGACGGACCGCGCGCCGACGTGATCATCGATCGCCCGGAGAAACGCAACGCGATGAACGAGGCGACCGTCGCGGATCTCACCGCCGCCATCGGCGAGGTCGACGCGGACGACGACGTCCGCGCCGCGACCCTGCTGGGCGAGGGCTCGGTGTTCTGTGCCGGCTTCCAACTCGAGATGATGCACGAGAAGGACGTCGACGACCACGACGAGTTCCACCGCGCGTTCCGCGAGCTGCTGGACGCGATCGACGAGACGACGACACCGGTCGTCGCGGGCATCAAGGGCGCCGGCATCGCCGGCGGGTTCGAGCTCACGCTCCCCGCGGACCTCCGCGTGCTGGGCGCGGAGACGAAGTACGGCATCATCGAGGTGAACCTGGGCATCTTCCCGCATCAGGGCTCGACCCAGCGCCTACCCCGAATCGTCGGCATCGGGAAGGCCAAGGAACTCGTCCTGACGGGCGACTACGTCGACCCCGAAGAGGCGGCGCAGTGTAACCTCGTCACCGAGGTCGTCGCCGAGGACGCCGTCGACGACCGCGCGAGGGAACTGGCAGACGAACTGACCGAGAAGGCACCGCTGGGCATCGCGAACGCGCTCGAGGCCTTCCAGACGACGTTCGACGTGCCCCTCGAGGACGGGCTCTCGACCGAGCACCGACTGGCGATGCAGGTGTATGGCACTCGCGACCGGAAGGAAGGGTTCGAGGCGCAGTTAGAGCGCCGAGAACCGGAGTTCGAGGGTCGGTAGCACCATCGAGTCAACGTTCGAAGACCGATACGCTCGCGGGACCGGTCAGTCGTCGAAGAAGTCGGCGACCCGCCGCTGGGTCTCGTCTTCCTGATAGGCCGCGATCGCGTGGTGAATCGCCTGCTGCATCGCCTCCTCGAGGTTCAGCGGCCGGGCCGAGTGGACCTGGCGTTTGGCGAGCCCGTGGACGTAGGTGGGCTTGCTCGCGAGGTCGTCCTCGAGGGCCCGGAGTTCGTCCTCGAACGCCGCGGAATCGTGGACTTCCTCGACCAGCCCCGCGTCGAACGCGCGGTCGGCATCGATCGTTCGATCGGTCATGATCAGGTACTTGGTCAGTCCCTCGCCGACGAATCCCGGGAGCTTCTGTGCGCCGCCCAGGTCCATCGCGAGTCCCATCTCGGACTCCGGAAGGCCGAACTCCGCGGATTCGTCGGCGATGCGGATATCACAGGCCAGCGCTAGTTCGAGACCGCCGCCGAGGACGTGGCCTTCCAAGGCGGCGACGACGGGCGCGTCCAGTCGCTCGATGGCCCGCAAGTCCTCGTGGATCGACTCGAGTTGATCGCGGACGACGAGCGGATCCGCCGCGCCCCACTCCGGTACGTCCGACATGTCCACGCCGGCCGAGAAGGTTCCGTCCGCGCCGCGGATCGTCACCACGTCGACGTCCTCGGCCGCGAACTCGTCGAATGCGTCGCCGATCGCGGCGAACATCTCGCCGGTCAGCGAGTTGGCCTTCTCCGGCCGGTCGAGCGTCACCGTCGCGCGGCCGTTCGATCGCTCTACGAGAATGTCACTCCCACTCATGGATGTTCGTACCTTATCCCGGGTGTTAGTGCTTCCGCAGAATCGACTCGCTGCTCGGCCGTCGGTGGTCGCATCGGCTCGAGGAAGGAGTTCGTGGGTACTCGAGACGAGCGACCGATAGCGAATCGTCCGGCAGGAGAATACCGAGTTACTCGGCGTTTCGCGGCGACCGAGCGGGATTTCGGCTTATCGACCGACGGCGAGTTCCGTCTCGAGGTCGCCGCCGTTCAGCAGCGATCGAACGAGGTCGACCGTCTCGGTCGTCTCCGCCGTGTTCTCGAGCAACACCGTCTCGCTGGGGAACAGCTGCTCGCCCAGCAGGAGCCCGTGTTCGCGCGCGGTCGATCCGGTCACCGTCAGGTAGACGCCCAGACCCGCGTCAGCGATGGCCGCCTCCTCCTCGCGGCCCTCCTCGGGATAGTAAAATTCGATGCCCTCGAGCGCCCGCGTGCCGAGGACCGCTTGCACGAGCCGTTCGTATCGCGGCTCGATACAGAGCGGGCCCTCGTAGCTCTCGAGGAAGTCCCGATCGAGCGATCCCGAAGCCGGGGCGACCTCGGGCGTGGCCAACAGCGTGTGGTAGACGGTATCGCCGAGCCCGGTAACGACCTGGACGTCGGTGTCGGAGGGATCGATCCGGGCGTTGACGTCGGCGATCCGGCCGAGCGGCTCCGGTCGGAGCTCGACGACCTCCTCGAGGACGAGGTCGGCGCTGTCGAACCCGAGCGCGAACTCGTGGGTCCGAAGCGATCGAAACGGCTCCTCGCGACCCACGAGCTGGATCACCGCGTCGTCGGGGGCTCCCTCGACGCCCGTTAGCGGAATTATCACGCTGTCGAAGACGATCCGGCGCGGTTTGCCGGCCCGATCGTCCCGCAAGAGTGTGTACTCGGGTTCGGTCGGATCGTCGACGGCGCTGTAGTCGGCGAGACGATGGTAGACATCCTCCTCGTCGGAGTCTATGGTGCCCTTCGTGAGCGCCTTTTCGTGGCGAAGCGTCGACGTAATGTCGTCCGCGAGCTCGGGGACGTCCAGGCGGTTAGCGAGGCGGTCGAGCACCGACTCGAGGGGGCGCCCCTTGCGCGGAACAGCGATCGGTATCGTCTCGCCCATCGACAGATGGTCCACTGCCGACGGATAAACGAGTTGTGTTTCCGGAATAGCGCTGCATCGAGTCGATAGCGGCGACGCGGCTCAGTCCGAGAACATCGAGCCGAGCTGGTCGCGCCACTCCTGCATGTCCGTCACGTCCGCCTTCACGTCCTCGAGTTCGTCCTCGACGGATTCGACGTCGTCTTCGACGTCCTCGAGATCTGCCGCGACGTCCTCGACGTCCGATTCGACGGCCCCGATCTCTTCTTCCACGGACTCGACGTCGGCTTCGACGGCCTCGACGTCTCCTTCCACGGACTCGACATCGGATTCGACCGATTCGACGTCTTCCTCTACGGACTCGACGTCCGATTCGACGGTTTCCAGTTCGCCCTCGACCGTCTCGAGTCCGTTCGACACCGTTTCGACCTCGGCGTCGACCCCGTCGATATCGGTCGCGAGGTCGTCGACGGTCGCTTCGAGGTCGCCGACGTCGTCGTCGACCGCGTTCAGATCGGCCTCGATATCGGCGTTCCAGTCGCTGAGATCGGCGACGTCACCGTCGAGGTCGGCGACCTGTGACTCCGTTCCCGCGAGTCGGTCGTCCATCGACGCGAGGTCGCCTTCGAGCGCCTCGATATCGGTCTGGATCTCCTCGATGAGCTGTGCGCCCGTCCCGTTCTCCTCGAGGAACGTCTCGAGCGCGTCGGTGTAGGCCGCGACCTCCTCGACACGAGACTGGAGGTGCTCGACTTTCGCGATGTCGGGCCCCGAGGGCTCGAGATCGAGTGCCGCCCGGACGGTCTCGAGATCGTCGTCGTCGACCGTCCCGTCGCGGATCTCGGCCGCGAGACGGGTCGCGATCGACCCGCTGACGTCGGGAGCGGAGGTCGGCGCTGTGTCGGCCGGTTCTGACTCGGCCGCGTCCTCGGCGTCGACGTCGGTGTCGTCGGCCTCGGCCACTGCGTCTTCGGACTCCGCCTCGAGGTCGGGCTCGGTCGCCGTCTCGCTCGAGTCGTCCGCGACGCCATCGTCCGTCACGGGTTCGTCGTCCGCGACTTCGTGGTCGTCTCCGGCGGTCGGTTCGGAATCCGCAGTCGGTTCGTTGTCGCCCTCGGCTGCATCGACAGCCGGCTCGTCGGCGTCCGAATCGTCTGCACCGACAGCCGGCTCGTCGACGTCCGCATCGGCTGCATCGACAGTCGGCTCGTCGATGTCCGTCTCGTCGGCGTCGTCAGCCTGCTCGTCAGCGTCCGTATCCGCGTCGGCGTCGGTCTCGGAATCGGCGTCGAGTTCCGGCTCGGGCGACCCGCTGTCGTCGTCCTCGGCCTCGTCGTCAGATTCGTCGCCCTCGTCGATGGACTCGATGGCGTCGGATTCGGTCTCAACCGTCTCGTCTGCGTCGGCCGCCGACTCTGCGTCGGTGTCGGCCGCCGACTCCTCGAGACCGAGATCGATCGCGGGTTCGTCCTCCTCGTCCGCCTCAGCGTCGTCTTCGAGCGTGTCGTCGGTATCGTCCGGCTCGGAATCTCCCGGTACGGTTTCGTCACTCCCCGTCTCGTCCGTGTCGGTGCCGAGATCGAGTTCGACTGCGGATTCATCGGTCCCGTCGTCTGCGTCGAGGTCGAGTGCGGATTCGTCGTCGCCGTCCGACTCCGGGATCTCCTCTTCCGCGAATCCGAGATCGATGTCTGGCGCGTCCGCTTCGTCCTCGGCATCGTCCGCGTCGGCGTCGACCGGATCGGGGTCGGTGTCGATGTCACCGAGATCGAGATCGAGCCCGCCCGACTCCTCGTCGGCGTCCTCGCTCGAGTCGGACTCCGCGTCCGCCGTCGCGTCGTCGGACTCGCCGTCCTCGAGTCCCGGAACGGAGTCGGAGTCGCCGGCGATCATGTCCTTGACGGCCTGGTTGCGGTCCTCGGAGACGATGTTATCGATGACCTCGTCGTCGACTTCGTCGGCCGCCGCGGCGTCGTTGCTGGTCTCGCGTTCGGTGATCGTCGGTTCGGTGAGGAACTCCGCGGCCTGACTCTCGTCGTCGATCTGGATGCCGTAGACCGTCTCGAGTCGCTCGCCGGGCTCGAGCGTGGCGATGAACTCGACGTGGTGGTCCTGATAGGCCGTCCAGTCGTCGCTGTGAAAGTCGGGATGGAACCCGACCTTGTCCATCGGGAACGACTCGGGAACGTCCTCCGAGAGCTGAAACGTCACGGGGTCGTCGCGATCCGATTCGATCTCGAACCGGATCGCGGGGACGGGAAACTCGTCCGCAGTGAACGTCTTTCGGACGCCTATCCCGTCAGTACTGACCTCGATCACGTCGTCCGTGTCGGCGGTGCTACTCATATGGGCCCAACGTTACCATACCATTACTATAAATTGTGCGGACGGACTCATATCTGATCTACGACAGGTCGACGCGATCACCGATCTCGACGATTTCGAGTCGCTGCGGATACTCGAAGCTGTTCGCGTGATGGTGCAGCGCCGTCGGATCGGCGGTGAGTCCCTTCCACATGTCCCAGTGACTCGGCAGGAGCCGCTCGCACTCGAGGGCGTCGGCGCACTCGACGATCTGGTTCTCGTCGTTGTACCAGCGGGTCCGCTGTAGCTCGCGGGTCTGTTTGTCCGGAACCCGTCCGACGGTACCGAACGCGAGCGCCGCGAGGTCGATCTCGTACTCCTCGCCGATCCGCTCGAACTCGTCGGTGGGTTTCGTGTCCCCGCCGTGGAAGAACGTTCCCGCCTCGTGTTCGAACACGTAACTCACGGGGTGGGTCGAGTCCGGATCGTTCGCCTGCTCGACGTGGACGGTAAATTCGCCGATCTCGAGGGTGTCGCCTTCGGTGATCTCGGTCAACTGGTCGCCGGTCACCTCCCACTCGTCGGTCCAGGCCTCGTCCTCGCGGGCGACCGCGATGCTGTCGTCGGGTGCGTAGAAGGTGGTGCCCGTGTTCGCGAGGATCGGTGCCTGGCTCGGCCCGTGAACGTGGTCGGTGTGTTCGTGGGTCGCCAGCACCGCGTCGGCTTCGGTCACGTCGTCCGGCTCGAACGGGACGGGGATCATGCGGATCGTCCGCGGCGGACTGCCCAGCCCGAAGTACGGGTCGACGTAGATCGTC contains:
- a CDS encoding cyclase family protein; the encoded protein is MTEAPSHADWIDLTQPFDGDVPHSAALPAPEFETISDVDRDGVNAQWIGTPTHVGTHVDAPRHMIAGGATIDELPLERFAGPATVVDVAREDSEPIAAAELAAAADDVRPGDILLVRTGWGDRYDCEEYERYPWLAADAGDWLLEQGVKLLAVDTPSPDRPRATRPDGWDEYPIHRTLFSADVLIAEHLNIPAKLAGTRPTVFGFPLSLRGGDGAPARFVATPTAAP
- a CDS encoding enoyl-CoA hydratase/isomerase family protein, whose protein sequence is MSEIGNGHVRIERDGPRADVIIDRPEKRNAMNEATVADLTAAIGEVDADDDVRAATLLGEGSVFCAGFQLEMMHEKDVDDHDEFHRAFRELLDAIDETTTPVVAGIKGAGIAGGFELTLPADLRVLGAETKYGIIEVNLGIFPHQGSTQRLPRIVGIGKAKELVLTGDYVDPEEAAQCNLVTEVVAEDAVDDRARELADELTEKAPLGIANALEAFQTTFDVPLEDGLSTEHRLAMQVYGTRDRKEGFEAQLERREPEFEGR
- a CDS encoding enoyl-CoA hydratase/isomerase family protein, with translation MSGSDILVERSNGRATVTLDRPEKANSLTGEMFAAIGDAFDEFAAEDVDVVTIRGADGTFSAGVDMSDVPEWGAADPLVVRDQLESIHEDLRAIERLDAPVVAALEGHVLGGGLELALACDIRIADESAEFGLPESEMGLAMDLGGAQKLPGFVGEGLTKYLIMTDRTIDADRAFDAGLVEEVHDSAAFEDELRALEDDLASKPTYVHGLAKRQVHSARPLNLEEAMQQAIHHAIAAYQEDETQRRVADFFDD
- a CDS encoding AAA family ATPase — its product is MSSTADTDDVIEVSTDGIGVRKTFTADEFPVPAIRFEIESDRDDPVTFQLSEDVPESFPMDKVGFHPDFHSDDWTAYQDHHVEFIATLEPGERLETVYGIQIDDESQAAEFLTEPTITERETSNDAAAADEVDDEVIDNIVSEDRNQAVKDMIAGDSDSVPGLEDGESDDATADAESDSSEDADEESGGLDLDLGDIDTDPDPVDADADDAEDEADAPDIDLGFAEEEIPESDGDDESALDLDADDGTDESAVELDLGTDTDETGSDETVPGDSEPDDTDDTLEDDAEADEEDEPAIDLGLEESAADTDAESAADADETVETESDAIESIDEGDESDDEAEDDDSGSPEPELDADSETDADADTDADEQADDADETDIDEPTVDAADADVDEPAVGADDSDADEPAVDAAEGDNEPTADSEPTAGDDHEVADDEPVTDDGVADDSSETATEPDLEAESEDAVAEADDTDVDAEDAAESEPADTAPTSAPDVSGSIATRLAAEIRDGTVDDDDLETVRAALDLEPSGPDIAKVEHLQSRVEEVAAYTDALETFLEENGTGAQLIEEIQTDIEALEGDLASMDDRLAGTESQVADLDGDVADLSDWNADIEADLNAVDDDVGDLEATVDDLATDIDGVDAEVETVSNGLETVEGELETVESDVESVEEDVESVESDVESVEGDVEAVEADVESVEEEIGAVESDVEDVAADLEDVEDDVESVEDELEDVKADVTDMQEWRDQLGSMFSD
- a CDS encoding MBL fold metallo-hydrolase gives rise to the protein MIASDWGDWLVREIEDATPDGVAIWYLGCNGFVVKGGDGTTIYVDPYFGLGSPPRTIRMIPVPFEPDDVTEADAVLATHEHTDHVHGPSQAPILANTGTTFYAPDDSIAVAREDEAWTDEWEVTGDQLTEITEGDTLEIGEFTVHVEQANDPDSTHPVSYVFEHEAGTFFHGGDTKPTDEFERIGEEYEIDLAALAFGTVGRVPDKQTRELQRTRWYNDENQIVECADALECERLLPSHWDMWKGLTADPTALHHHANSFEYPQRLEIVEIGDRVDLS